The following are encoded in a window of Bradyrhizobium guangdongense genomic DNA:
- the mfd gene encoding transcription-repair coupling factor, producing the protein MKQGMKSPAELLTPGRALTLANVAEGAEGLVVSDLARAIAARPKKPAVSLAVVCRDGARMQQLERALQFFAPDLPVLTFPAWDCQPYDRVSPHGGILAQRLTTLARLAALTGSDKPLIVLTTVNAVVQRVPARELVAAQALSVAPGNVVPMDTIVAWLEHNGYNRSSTVREPGEYAVRGGILDLFPAGLEQPVRFDFFGDSLESIRSFDAETQRTLLDMRSLDLVPISEFQLVTDTIRRFRMGYVAEFGAPERDDALYEAVSEGRRHPGMEHWLPLFQDRMDTLFDYLQGAAVAIEPQAEDAVRERFKQIQDYYEARREAMEHPGGGAIYKPLPPDRLYLTDEEWTKRERDMPLIRLTPFSVPTDGTSVIDAGARKGRDFAPERNDTTVNVFESVVSHVMALQAQRKKVVIALWSEGSRDRMTSMLRDHKLAHTTSVNAWRTVQATPRNETMLAVLGLESGFETDEIAVISEQDILGDRLVRPRKASRKLDNFISEVTSLTAGDIVVHVDHGIGRFIGLQTLDVAGAPHDCLELHYAADTKLFLPVENIELLSRYGSDQTTVELDRLGGSGWQTRKAKLKNRIREIAGELIKIAAARHLHEAPKLPVQQGLYDEFCARFPYDETEDQLGAIESTLKDLELGRPMDRLICGDVGFGKTEVALRAAFAVALEGKQVAVVVPTTLLARQHAKTFTERFKGFPVNVAQASRLIATKELNQVKKGIADGSVDIVVGTHALLGKAIKFRDLGLVIVDEEQHFGVTHKERLKALRSEVHVLTLSATPIPRTLQLALTGVRELSIIASPPVDRLAVRTFVAPHDPLMIREALLRERYRGGQAFYVVPRIDDLAEVKDFLDKNVPEMKVAVAHGQMPPAVIEDIMTAFYDGKFDILLSTTIVESGLDIPNANTLIVHRADMFGLAQLYQLRGRVGRSKLRAYALFTLPAQQKITAQAERRLTVLQSLETLGAGFQLASHDLDIRGAGNLLGEEQSGHIKEVGFELYQSMLEEAIVNLKAGVSEPAADRWSPTITIGMPVLIPEDYVGDLSVRLSLYRRLADLDSEDEIENFGAEMRDRFGVLPDEVRYLFKVAAIKAFCRQANVEKIDAGPKGAVITFRDNSFAYPDRLVSFIKSHGQAAKVRPDMKVVFLQDWETPEERLAGTTEIMRQLAQLAQKKKAA; encoded by the coding sequence ATGAAGCAAGGCATGAAATCTCCAGCCGAGCTGCTGACGCCCGGCCGCGCGCTGACGCTTGCCAATGTCGCCGAGGGCGCCGAAGGCCTTGTCGTCTCCGATCTCGCGCGCGCCATTGCCGCGCGGCCCAAAAAGCCCGCGGTCAGCCTTGCCGTGGTCTGCCGCGACGGCGCGCGGATGCAGCAGCTCGAACGCGCGCTGCAGTTCTTCGCGCCCGATCTGCCGGTCCTGACCTTTCCGGCCTGGGACTGCCAGCCTTACGACCGCGTCTCGCCGCACGGCGGCATACTGGCGCAGCGTCTGACGACGCTGGCGCGACTCGCCGCGCTGACCGGCAGCGACAAGCCGCTGATCGTGCTGACCACGGTGAACGCGGTTGTGCAGCGCGTGCCCGCGCGCGAGCTCGTCGCGGCCCAGGCGCTTTCTGTGGCGCCGGGTAATGTCGTGCCGATGGACACCATCGTCGCCTGGCTCGAGCACAACGGCTACAACCGCTCCTCGACCGTGCGCGAGCCCGGTGAATATGCGGTGCGCGGCGGCATCCTCGATCTGTTTCCGGCCGGCCTCGAGCAGCCCGTTCGCTTCGACTTCTTCGGCGACAGCCTGGAATCGATCCGCTCCTTCGATGCCGAGACCCAGCGCACGCTGCTCGACATGCGCTCGCTCGATCTGGTGCCGATCTCGGAATTCCAGCTCGTCACCGATACGATCCGTAGATTCCGCATGGGCTATGTCGCCGAGTTCGGCGCGCCCGAGCGCGACGATGCGCTCTACGAGGCGGTCAGCGAGGGCCGCCGCCATCCCGGCATGGAGCACTGGCTGCCGCTGTTCCAGGACCGGATGGACACGCTGTTCGACTATCTGCAAGGGGCGGCCGTTGCGATCGAGCCGCAGGCCGAGGATGCCGTCCGCGAACGTTTCAAGCAGATCCAGGACTATTACGAAGCCCGCCGCGAAGCGATGGAGCATCCGGGCGGCGGCGCCATCTACAAGCCGCTGCCGCCTGACAGGCTCTATCTAACCGATGAGGAGTGGACCAAGCGCGAACGCGATATGCCGCTGATCCGGCTGACGCCGTTCTCGGTGCCGACCGACGGCACCAGTGTCATCGATGCCGGCGCCCGCAAGGGTCGCGACTTCGCACCGGAACGCAACGACACCACCGTCAACGTATTCGAATCCGTCGTCAGCCATGTCATGGCGCTACAGGCCCAGCGCAAGAAGGTCGTGATCGCGCTGTGGAGCGAAGGCTCGCGCGACCGCATGACCTCGATGCTGCGGGACCACAAGCTGGCCCATACCACCAGCGTCAATGCCTGGCGCACGGTGCAGGCGACTCCGCGCAACGAGACCATGCTCGCCGTGCTCGGCCTCGAGAGCGGCTTCGAGACCGACGAGATCGCTGTCATCAGCGAGCAGGACATTCTGGGCGACCGCCTGGTGCGGCCGCGCAAGGCGAGCCGCAAGCTCGACAATTTCATCTCGGAGGTGACGAGCCTCACCGCCGGCGACATCGTCGTTCACGTCGACCACGGTATCGGCCGTTTCATCGGCCTGCAGACGCTGGACGTCGCCGGCGCGCCGCATGACTGCCTCGAGCTGCATTATGCCGCCGATACGAAGCTGTTCCTGCCGGTCGAGAACATCGAGCTGTTGTCGCGCTACGGCTCCGATCAGACCACGGTCGAGCTGGATCGTCTCGGCGGAAGCGGCTGGCAGACCCGCAAGGCGAAGCTCAAGAACCGTATTCGCGAGATCGCCGGCGAGCTGATCAAGATCGCGGCCGCGCGCCATCTGCACGAGGCCCCCAAGCTGCCGGTGCAGCAGGGCCTCTACGACGAGTTCTGCGCGCGCTTCCCCTATGACGAGACCGAGGACCAGCTGGGGGCGATCGAATCCACCCTCAAAGACCTCGAGCTCGGCCGTCCCATGGACCGGCTGATCTGCGGCGACGTCGGCTTCGGCAAGACCGAGGTCGCGCTGCGCGCCGCGTTTGCCGTTGCGCTCGAAGGCAAGCAGGTCGCGGTCGTTGTGCCGACCACGCTCTTGGCGCGTCAGCACGCCAAGACCTTCACCGAGCGCTTCAAGGGCTTTCCGGTGAATGTGGCGCAGGCCTCGCGCCTGATCGCGACCAAGGAGCTGAACCAGGTCAAGAAAGGCATTGCCGACGGGTCTGTCGATATCGTCGTCGGCACCCACGCGCTGCTCGGCAAGGCGATCAAGTTCCGCGATCTCGGCCTCGTCATTGTCGACGAGGAGCAGCATTTCGGCGTCACCCACAAGGAGCGGCTGAAGGCGCTGCGCTCCGAGGTGCATGTGCTGACGCTGTCGGCAACCCCGATCCCGCGCACGCTGCAGCTCGCGCTCACAGGCGTTCGCGAGCTCTCGATCATCGCCTCGCCCCCGGTCGACCGCCTTGCGGTGCGCACCTTCGTCGCCCCGCACGATCCCCTGATGATCCGCGAGGCGCTGCTGCGCGAGCGCTATCGCGGCGGTCAGGCGTTCTACGTGGTGCCGCGCATCGACGATCTCGCCGAGGTCAAGGATTTCCTCGACAAGAACGTGCCGGAGATGAAGGTCGCGGTCGCGCACGGCCAGATGCCGCCTGCCGTGATCGAGGACATCATGACCGCGTTCTACGACGGCAAGTTCGACATCCTGCTGTCGACCACGATCGTGGAATCCGGTCTCGACATTCCCAATGCCAATACGCTGATCGTGCACCGGGCCGACATGTTCGGCCTCGCACAGCTCTACCAGCTGCGCGGCCGCGTCGGCCGCTCCAAGCTGCGCGCCTACGCGCTGTTCACGCTGCCGGCGCAGCAGAAGATCACTGCGCAGGCCGAGCGCCGGCTCACCGTGCTGCAATCGCTGGAGACGCTGGGTGCCGGCTTCCAGCTCGCCTCGCACGACCTCGATATCAGAGGCGCCGGCAATCTGCTGGGCGAGGAGCAGTCGGGCCACATCAAGGAAGTCGGCTTCGAGCTCTATCAATCGATGCTGGAGGAGGCGATCGTCAACCTCAAGGCCGGTGTGTCCGAGCCCGCCGCCGACCGCTGGTCACCGACCATCACCATCGGCATGCCCGTGCTCATTCCGGAGGACTATGTCGGCGATCTCTCGGTGCGGCTGTCGTTGTATCGGCGCCTGGCTGACCTCGACAGCGAAGATGAGATCGAGAATTTTGGCGCAGAGATGCGCGACCGTTTCGGCGTCCTGCCGGACGAGGTGCGCTATCTCTTCAAGGTCGCCGCAATCAAGGCGTTCTGCCGCCAGGCCAATGTCGAGAAGATCGACGCCGGACCGAAGGGTGCCGTCATCACCTTCCGCGACAATTCCTTCGCCTATCCAGACCGGCTGGTGTCGTTCATCAAGAGCCACGGCCAGGCGGCCAAGGTGCGGCCCGACATGAAGGTGGTGTTCCTGCAGGATTGGGAGACGCCGGAAGAGCGTCTCGCCGGCACCACGGAGATCATGCGGCAGCTGGCCCAGCTCGCGCAGAAAAAGAAGGCTGCGTAG
- a CDS encoding succinate dehydrogenase assembly factor 2 → MTGTTRSSDGLDDRRKRLLFRCWHRGTREMDLILGRFADAEIGNLSEAELSELEALLEVNDPDLYAALTGDKALPAAVAGPLFARIKAFPVADSAV, encoded by the coding sequence ATGACGGGAACAACACGATCGAGCGACGGGCTGGACGATCGCCGCAAGCGGCTTCTGTTCCGCTGCTGGCACCGCGGCACGCGCGAGATGGATTTGATCCTTGGCCGCTTCGCGGACGCCGAGATCGGCAACCTGTCCGAGGCCGAGCTGAGCGAGCTCGAGGCGCTGCTCGAGGTCAACGATCCCGATCTCTATGCCGCCCTCACTGGTGACAAGGCGCTGCCAGCCGCTGTCGCGGGTCCGCTGTTCGCCCGCATCAAGGCGTTTCCGGTTGCGGACAGCGCCGTATGA
- the recG gene encoding ATP-dependent DNA helicase RecG: MRPSLLNPLFAPVTSLPGVGPKQDKLLQYLLSRNETPRLVDLLLHLPSQVIDRRARPKIRDAVQGTMVTLEVTVDRHRPPPPRNSRAPYLVYASDDTGDVVLTFFRAKPGYVEKLLPVGEKRYVSGTLQMYDGIPQIVHPDRVLDEEAISKLSGIDPVYPLTEGLALGSLRRAIAQALLKLPALPEWISPEVLRRCDFPPLAEALHRVHQPVELTDILPDQRYWSRLAFDELLAGQLALALIRAQLRRPAGVRNAGDGHLRNKIIDALPYALTPSQRGAAAAIAGDLQQPVRMLRLLQGDVGSGKTVVALLAAAAVAEVGKQAALMAPTEILARQHIKTIAPLAERAGMRVAILTGREKGKERRELLAQLQAGEIDLLVGTHALIQDDVVFHDLALAIVDEQHRFGVRERLALTSKGEAVDVLVLSATPIPRTLVLTYFGDMDISELREKPAGRQPIDTRAVAMSRLGEVMDGVGRALESGKLVYWICPLVEESEAEGTEHLTNATKRFESLQKRFGDRVGLVHGQMKGSEKDRVMGRFAAHEIGLLVATTVVEVGVDVPAATIMVIENAERFGLAQLHQLRGRIGRGSEASTCILLYIEPLGEMSKARLKVIRETTDGFRIAEEDLKLRGEGDVLGVRQSGLPGYRIARPEVHGQLITQARDEALRIMKDDPKLKGERGEALRCLLYLYERDEAIPLIGAG, translated from the coding sequence ATGCGCCCCAGCCTGCTCAATCCGCTGTTCGCTCCCGTGACCAGCCTGCCCGGCGTCGGTCCGAAGCAGGACAAGCTGCTGCAATATCTGCTCAGCCGAAACGAGACGCCGCGGCTGGTGGACCTCTTGCTGCATCTGCCGAGCCAGGTGATCGACCGCCGGGCCCGGCCGAAGATCCGCGACGCAGTCCAGGGAACAATGGTGACGCTGGAGGTCACCGTCGATCGCCACCGGCCGCCTCCGCCGCGCAACTCCCGTGCGCCCTATCTGGTCTATGCGAGCGACGATACCGGCGACGTCGTGCTGACGTTCTTCCGCGCCAAGCCCGGCTATGTCGAAAAGCTGCTGCCTGTGGGTGAGAAGCGCTATGTCTCCGGCACACTCCAGATGTATGACGGCATTCCGCAGATCGTGCATCCCGACCGCGTGCTGGACGAAGAGGCGATCTCAAAACTCTCAGGGATCGATCCGGTCTATCCGCTGACCGAGGGGCTGGCGCTCGGCTCGCTGCGTCGCGCGATCGCGCAGGCGCTGCTCAAATTGCCCGCTTTGCCCGAATGGATCAGCCCGGAGGTGCTGCGCCGCTGCGATTTCCCGCCTCTCGCCGAAGCGCTCCATCGCGTGCACCAGCCGGTCGAACTCACCGACATCCTCCCCGACCAGCGTTACTGGTCCCGCCTCGCCTTCGACGAGCTGCTCGCCGGCCAGCTGGCGCTCGCGCTGATCCGGGCACAGCTGCGTCGACCGGCCGGGGTGCGCAACGCCGGCGACGGCCATTTGCGCAACAAGATCATCGACGCCCTGCCCTACGCGCTCACGCCCTCGCAGCGTGGCGCGGCGGCTGCCATCGCCGGGGATCTGCAACAACCGGTGCGGATGCTGCGTCTGCTTCAGGGCGATGTCGGCTCCGGCAAGACCGTGGTCGCCCTGCTCGCGGCCGCCGCTGTGGCCGAAGTCGGCAAGCAGGCGGCGCTGATGGCCCCGACCGAGATCCTGGCGCGCCAGCACATCAAGACCATCGCCCCGCTCGCCGAGCGCGCCGGCATGCGGGTTGCGATCCTCACCGGCCGGGAAAAGGGCAAGGAGCGGCGCGAGTTGCTCGCGCAACTCCAAGCCGGCGAGATCGACCTGCTTGTCGGCACTCACGCGCTGATCCAGGATGATGTGGTCTTCCACGACCTCGCGCTCGCCATCGTCGACGAGCAGCACCGTTTTGGGGTGCGTGAGCGGCTGGCGCTGACCTCGAAGGGCGAAGCGGTGGACGTGCTGGTGCTGAGCGCCACCCCGATCCCGCGCACGCTGGTGCTGACCTATTTCGGCGACATGGACATCTCCGAGCTGCGCGAAAAGCCGGCCGGCCGCCAGCCGATCGACACCCGCGCCGTTGCCATGAGCCGGCTCGGCGAAGTCATGGACGGTGTCGGGCGCGCACTGGAGTCAGGCAAGCTGGTCTACTGGATCTGCCCGCTGGTCGAGGAATCCGAGGCCGAGGGCACCGAGCATCTCACCAACGCGACGAAGCGTTTCGAGAGCCTGCAAAAACGCTTCGGCGACCGCGTCGGGCTCGTGCACGGACAGATGAAGGGCTCCGAGAAGGATCGCGTCATGGGCCGGTTCGCCGCCCACGAGATCGGGCTCCTGGTCGCAACCACCGTGGTCGAGGTCGGCGTCGACGTGCCGGCCGCGACGATCATGGTGATCGAGAACGCCGAGCGCTTTGGCCTCGCCCAGTTGCACCAGCTCCGCGGCCGGATCGGGCGCGGCTCGGAGGCGTCGACCTGCATCCTGCTCTACATCGAGCCGCTCGGCGAAATGTCGAAGGCGCGGCTGAAGGTGATCCGCGAGACCACCGACGGCTTTCGCATCGCCGAGGAGGACCTGAAGCTGCGCGGCGAAGGCGATGTGCTGGG